The DNA region TGTACAGGCATGATTCCAAAACCACGGTggggttgctgctgctgttcttcaaaGGCAATGTTCTCAGGGCTCGCTCTCAGTCCTGAAgtctacaaaaaaaaccccaaagaaccCACATATGCAATTTTCAACTGCTAAAGGAACAATTTCATCAAGACAAGAATTCACCTGAACTTGGATTAACACACAGTTTCCTTGCAATCACAAGTCAAGAAAATATTATCTTCAAAGGGGTACGTGAGAGTGTGAATTGCTTGTTAATGGGTCTGTCCCACCCTCAGCAGCTGGGCCAGCTCTCCTCATCAAGCCCACACAGGACCACCAACATTTTATAGGGTATCTACTGACAACGTTCTGCAAAAAACACTGGGAAATCCCAGGAAAGATTGTGCCGGTCCCCACCAGACCTACAGAAAAGCAAGGTCCTTTCCTATCTTCCTTCCTGGTTTCACAGTCATTGTCCTtgtcaaaatagaaaaaacatacagaacCATGTCTCTGCAGTACAATTAAGTCTGTAAAATGGAGGACATGATTTAAGAAGTGGAATATTACAGTCAAAGATACTTACATTGCTCATCAAGCCATACTTGCTCTGGACAAGAAACCCAATCCCCAGTTTCAAAGTCAGAAGCCAGAGACCCTGAGCACACCATGCACGCGCTGACACTTGCAACAGCTCCCTGAACCTACCCAGAGTCACTGCAGGAATGCTGTGGCACTGCTCTTATGCGACGTGTCGGTAGCCTGGTGCGCTTGGAGAACAGCAACTGCTTCCTCGATCTTAATGACAGAGAGCACAAGGGGGGAAGAAATTGAGTTGCTCCAACATATAGGCACACTGCACAAGAAATGCAATATTCCAGGTCCTGTCCTCCACACAGACCCACTTCCAATAGGTAAAGGacttataataataattataaaatccaaatctgctgcttctgcaggagaCTGATCAGCTCACGACCCCTTGTGTCTCTTCCCTAGGAAAATGCTGGGGCATCTATCGTTTTGTCCAGAGAGAAATCAAACTTCTCCATAAGTGGACCTGCGTGACACCACCCAGCAGAGCCCACACTCCAAAAAGTATCAGTGAAAGGGTAAAAGTGAATCCTGCCTCCAAGGAGCAACAGGGAGATGCAGTCAATTCACTGTAACTGTTTTGATGGGAACCAAACACTAAATATTCACCAGGATTAAGGAGGAAACTGAAGAAATGCTTCAGAGAGGCAGCATTTACCTGGTTTCTATTCTCAGGAAAGAAcatttccccctctccttccaGGGAGCAATACCCACCTTGCTTTTCCCTCTCTCACTTCTCAACCACTTCCAAACCACCCTCAACTTGGCCCTTTTGttgaaggcaggcaggcattcAGGCACTGGGTGCAGTGCCATCAACCCGGGGTcctttctgctcatttttcacttaaaaaaaagcagctactTGCTCTTCCCACAGCTATCAATGTCCTTGGCCCATCTTCTGGGCTTTGATCACCCTCCCTTGCAGCAGCAGGTAGTTAGCCCTTTGGGGTGTGATTTGTTTGAGCACCAAGTGCCTCCTACCTTGGAGCGCAGGGAGTCGGGGGactccaggagcagcagcagctcggAGTTGTCTAtctccagcagcatcccagTGATCTTGCCGGCCAGGGAGGGATGCATTGCATGAATCAGAGGGTAGAGGCGTTCCCCTGCTCCAAACACCAGGGAGGACATCAGCACTATGCAAGACCTCCAGCATTTTCAAACCCAGTGCgagccctcctgcctcccagctctgtccttTCAACTGAAAAGGGATGCAAGGGTGGTGATGgtggtaggggaaaaaaaaaaaaaaaaaaaaaaaaaaaaaaatcactgctcaCAAGCAAACCTACTCCAGCGTATCACAGCAGCAGTGTTTGCAGGCAGTGAAGCTGCTGGGTGAAgccagaagcagcaggcagctgctgtgggagcagggTAGTGAAACGGCAAGCACTGTCTGTGCCTGCCCACCAGCGTGCGTGTGAAGAGGCCTGCTTCTGCAAGAGCAGTTTCCTCCTGGAGGAAGAGCTGGTCCGTGACCTGCTGTGCTTTTGCCAGGCTAAGCCCGcgaggcaggcagagcagggcagcctCCCAGTAGGAGAGCGAGTGATCTCCCCCCACGCCATGGGCACCGGCCACAGGACGCCAGATGGCTCCCGAAGCCCAAGGGCTGTGCAGCAGAGCCGACCCTAACCCCTACAGCCACCAAGCTGTTCATCAGTGCCTGAGAGCAGCGGTGCAGGGTGGCTTGGAGTTCAGGCAAACTGCAAATGCCGTGGTGCAGCCTGCAACACAGGCAGGACAGagctctgcctctcctgcagagcTCCGCCAGACACTCTCACTGCTGGGCAGCTAACACAGACAGGGAGTGGTTTTGCTGCTTCCATACCCTTCCAACACAgcctgaattttttgttttagttgttAAAAGCAGCATAATATCAGAGCAATCCCACAAAGTCTTAGAGCTTCTCCTAGCAGCCAAGTTTTCCCTGGTGCATGCAAGTCCACATGCCCTTGCCTGCATGCACAGCCCCACCAGTGGACCTactccagcagagcagctgtgaCACCCACCTATCATTTGCTTCTGCTCCTGAGGAGGGGCTGCTGCAAGCATGGATGCTGTCAGTGGCTGCTGCCCCTGGACATGCACAGCAGGTTCTCCcagctggagaagaaacagaggagaGCAGCAATCAAAGGCTAGAAGCAACATGCGAGTTACCTGGCTTGCAGGAATGGTGCTGGTCCCTGAGCACAGCGGGGCATTTCACCCTTCCGAGATGCTGATGCAGACTCTGGCACTGCCTGCTTGTATCCAAACACCAGCTTTCAGGAAAGCTGGAGCCAGGCCTCACAGCTGTGCGGCTATTGGATCCATGGCCCCAGTtaccccagcagcccctggaAAATGTCCCCATAGCACCAGTCATAAACAGAGCCATGGGGCTGCCTGAGGTCAGCAGTTGTGTTAACCCAGAGCAGGACCAGGACTGATGCACGTTGCAGTGGTGGTGCCAAAGCTGGGAGCCCACATAGCGGTTACCTGTGGGGCCACCACGGGTGGCACATGGCCCATCGGCTGGACGTTCCTGATGGCCGAGGAGTACTTGTACTGCGGGGCGCCCCGCAGCAGGGTGGGCGAGGAGGGCACCCGAGCGCTGACTGTCTGCGTCCCGATGTTGGCTGCAATGGGGATGGGAACATTTCTAAGGAGGAGCCTGTTAAACACACACCTACACTGGGGAGGCTGAAGCCACAAGGGCAGTGTGCTCAGCCAGAGGGCCTGAAAAATCCCCCCATGGGCTCAAAGCAGCCCCCAGGTCAAAGGCAGCTTCCCCAGGACAGGCAGGGCACTGCTATCCTGcctgctgggctggggtggTCTGATTTTGTGCAGAGGGCAGGAGAGCTGGCAAAGGTACCTACGCCTTGCTGTCTCTCCTCCAGAAACACCTGTCTGCATCAGCAGCCGGAGGACAGGCACAGCACCGAGGAGggtgggctgcaggagcaggtgcccccagcccccagctcaCCCTAGCTGCCCTCcggcagggaggcaagggcagagaAATGAGGGGATGAGGGCAAAAGTAGAGGGGACAAACCAAAGACAGGTCTCCTGGTCTCCCTGCTCATTTCAGTGATAAGACACAACACCAAAGACCACATTGGGCTAAATTGCACGAAGCCGTGAGGGTTGTAGGTAGATACTGCCCCACCAGGCAGTCCCACATTTTGGGGGACCCCAGACTTTCACCCGCTCGCCAGGTAGGCAACTTCCACCCTGCGCTACTTCTGCCTCTCCTCAAACCCTGCCCATGGAGGAGCCTCAGAGGGGGCTACGCTGCAAGCCCCAGTGagcatcctcttcctcctcactcaCACAAAAGGCAGAGGGGTGACAGGACAGACACTCTTAAAGCACTCTTGGGGTAAGGAGTGCTCTGGGCACCGTGTGCAGGACAGCAGCTCAGTCAtcaccctgccagccctgcaggacCACAGACACATCACGCTAGCAAGGCGGAGGGGACACACCGGGACAGcaccagcacagccaggcactGTGTGTGCCAGCAAGGTCTGGTTCTTGGGCCATAGCTCCAAACACCTCTAACATGAGCATGTTTTACTGGAGGCTTGGCCTTGGCAGCAGTTCAGCTAAAGCCAGTGAGAACCCCCGCTTCTGCCCAAGGGTCCTTTCCCAATCTCCACCTCAGTCTGAGCGCTAAGCCTAGGGCGTCATGGCTGCATCTTCATCTTTAATGAACGTATTCAAGGAGCAGTGGCCAACAAGACCAATCTGCATATCAGAGACCTCTCACATTACCTGAAAGACCACAACCTTCCCCAAAAGTTACACACTTATTGACTACAGACACTGCTCCAGTCCCATCACATCCGAGGGCACCATCTGGACTCCTCCACGAGCAATCCCACAGACCGATCCATCTTCGGATGCAGACCCAAGCTCACAGCAAGCACCCTCACCCAGCACAGCCACTATGGCAATGTCCGAGGCAGATCCTTCCCCCACTCACCCACTCTCTGGGCCTGGGGGGGTACACGGGGCACCTGGGTGGAGGCCTGTCTCATGGTGCTGATGTTGGACAGCAGGCGCCGGGGCGGTGCAGCAGCTCTCAGGATGGGGGTAGCTGCAGGATATGCTGCTGTAGAGATAGAGCACAATAATAAAGCTTCTTGGTAGCAGAGGCATGGAAGGAGatcgggggggtggggggtgggggggtggcagggtgACCACAGCTAGGAAACCTCAGGAACACCTCACCTCTGGGGTCAACCCTAACATCTCATCCCCTGCTGCCCATCACCATGACCCCTGCACCACACCCTTGTGTGCTTCTCCAGGCAACGGTTCCCTGCGGTTACatgctttgtgctgtttttaGAGACCCTCAGTCCCTAACCATGCCCAGCTCGTGCCAAGAGCCCCCGGCGAAGGGCAAGCTGACTCACAGGGAGGCCGGGAGGGCTGCGCACTCCAGCGAGTGGCAGGACGGACTGGGACAACTGGGCTGGGGCTGTAGAAGGTAGCTCTGGTTTGTGgctaggaaaggaaaacacattatCCAAGGTGACTTGGGAGCTGAGCTGAGCCAGAGCTAATGCAGAGCATCTCAGTAGCCACCATGCACACACAGGTGAGCCAAAACCATGCTCTGCAGCATACTGGAGCGCTTTAAAGATCAACCTCCAGTCCTGCTGCCTGCGtgttctccagcagctctgcttatCTTCTCCCCACAAGCTTTTGCGCCTCTCTaatccttctccctcccctccttttgtCAGGGGACTCTTTCTCTATGCTCACACCCTCCCACCAAACTCCTCCTTGGTGACCTCCTCTGAGGAGCAGTTGGTGGCTACTAAATCCCCAGCCCATTGCTTGGCACCTGCACCCCACCAGCATTTTGGCAAGTCCTGCTGCTTACCAGGAGCCCAGACTGATCTCACTGATCCCATGCCAGCATGTGCTTGGGTCAGCACAAACTGAGATATGCTCCTCAGCCCGACTGCCACCCCACTCCTCCAGCCCAAGGCAAATTCATGTCCCCATGCAAGGCTGCTGAGCAGAGACTCACCTGGGGGATGGGGGGTAGGAAGTACCCCGGAGGGGGCTGGAAGGAGCCCAAGAGAGGGCCAGGCAGAGCCCTCATGGTGGCTAATCTCTGCATGTACTGGTTGGTGAGAATTGCTTTCCGCTCCTCTTTCCTTTGAGCGAGCGCGACGTAGAGAGGTTTGGTGCTGACGATCCGCCCATTCATTTCTGTCACAGCCTTGGTAGCCTCttctggggaggaaaaacatacaaacccaaaccctttgCTGTGGCCACCCTCTGTCATCACCTAAAATTGGATTAGAACAAGACAGCTAAGTCCACAGATCACTGTAGCACCCGCGCGAAGCATGGCATGGCAGGGGGCTGCATGGGACCCACAGGCACCCCATTGCAGCCCCCACACCCACGTTGGGACAGATggggctgcacccatggggcTCCATGGAAAGGTTTctctggggaaggggaggattTGCTTGGGCAAATGAAGATGGCAGAGTCTGGGCAAGCCCAAGATCTGCAGCCTGTGATCTTCCAGGGGTCTGTGCCCCAACTCTGCAGGACCCACAGGCCAGCAATGCTCCGGTGCTTAATGCCACAGGAGCCAGCAAGGGCTGGGGATCAGTGGGACACCGTGCCCTGCCCAAGGGCCAGGCAGCATctgtccccagcagctggcaggttACAGGTATCTGACCTTAAAGCCAGACCATCCGTCTGCACCCATATGCACAGTCTTCAGGAGAAGCCTGACAGCTGTCTTGGCGGCAAGACTGACACTTCTAATGTTTTTCCAAAAGGCAAAACGCCAGCCTGCCAGCAAGGCAAACCCCGCTCTCCCCAGAGCAAAGTGGCTTTTGGGTCATTTCCATTTGCATTGGTGTCACATTGGTCCcaaactgcagagcagctgtgcaATATTCGGAATGGTGTGGCTTTAAGGTCCCATACCCTGCACCTCACTGGGGCATCTCAACAAAGCTACAGATTATTTGCTGAATCAATAAGCTCCTCAGGACAGTGTGGGGTACAACTGGCATGTCCTTCACACTTGGCTTGAGATACAAGCCATATGCAGGAAGCCATAGCTCAAGAGAATGATAATCCCAATCCATTTTCAAGGGCTGAGCACATTGTTCAGCTGACCTCAGGAGCCCTAGTCCCTCACCTTGGCGCTGGTGATGGTGCCGTAGGGTGAGAACTCCTTCCTCAGCCTCTCATCATCTATCCCATCATCCAGGTTCTTCACGTACAGGTTGACCCCctgcaaacaaaaagcagcttggCCTCTGGGCTCCCAAAGTTTACAGCAGCTTTTCAAGCTGGATGCGCGTTTCACTCACAGCTCAGCTGGAGGGTGGGACATCCACAAACATGTCCTCTCCACAGCTGCTGTGGAACCAGTGACGTGGAGAGGAACTGGGACCATGCACGTGTTCCACTCATAGGTGAGACCCCTCGAGTGAAGAAGGTGCCCAGACCATCACTATGAAGCTGCTCCAAGACCTCAAGAAGCTGCCTCATTTCCAgactaatattttaatttctggaagTGAGCAGACCCATTTGTTCACCTgccatcatcatcatctctctcctctttcctgaTACTGCTTCCCGGGACATTACCAGACAGTGACTAGACCCCTGTGTGGgtcttttttaattgcagaaggGACCCAGCACACTGATCTGCTCTGGAGAGCCCTGCGCTGTCCCCAAGCCAAGGTTGTCCCTGGATGCCCAGGGCACATCCccagtgcagagctgcaggacGGAGCACCCTGCTCTCCTCTTACCTGGTACCTGCTCACTCGCTCCTGCTTGATCTGCTCAAATTTCCGCTTCAGCTCGCTCTGGCGTTCCAGCCGCTTCTGGGCTCGGCCCACGTACACCATCCGCCCATTGATCTCCTTCCCATTCATGTCGGCCACCGCCTGCCACCGGAGGGAAGGGCTCTGAGCACAGTGGGAAGCTGacagccacagccctgctctTCACCCACCACTCTGGTCCAGCCCCACCAGAGACCCCCCTGGGtgagggcagggaagcagctctgctcccctttGCCAGGTCCTGCCCATCCAGGCAGCCTtgccagtgccagcacccaggCAAGCACAAAGgttccacacacacacccccccccccccacctcgcCTGCTGAGGAGAGGTGGAAGCATCAGCAGGGGACAAGCTCGGTGCCGAAACAGCAGATGGGCAGCAAGGAGCCTCTTGCCTTTTGGGCTTCTTCATGCTTCTCAAAGTTGACAAATCCGAAGCCCTTTGAGCGGCCAGTGTTGTCCATCATGACTTTAACACTTAGCGTCTTTCctgcaagaggaaaggaaagcatcTGCCTGAAGAAGGGTGCCGCCAGGATGCAGTACCGTGCTCAGGAGTCACCATGAGATGCCAGTCCAACAAGGAGACCAGACAGCTGTAGCAGCGTGGAAGAGCCAAACAGGAAGACAGACAGCAGATCCCCCCTGCGAGGCAGGAACAGGAGGCTGCGCATGTCAGTGAGGGCAATCCCTCCCACCCTGGATGCTGCTCTCGTCACTGTTGGCTTTTCAGTTTCTCCAGCCAGTGCACTGAGTGTCTTTGGCCGGAAGTTCTCATCTCCTTTATATATGAATGCATGTATTGGGTTCGTATGAAGGGTATTCACAAATTAGCTGAGCTAATACTGGCCAAGCATGGACAGTATGGTCCATGGGTTGGCACAACACTAAACCCTGTCACAAGAGGCATCCTCCAGTAATGGACTAAactgaaaagtcttttttttgctttaaattcagACTCAGCATCTCTTATTCCCAGGGCTCCTATAACCAGACAGCACGCTGGTttcaaaaaataacaaaacaaaccccacttTTGTTACCcaagaaagtaaaaaacttctttttttcaggagagCACCTAATACAAGTTATCCTCCATCACAGCAGGGAAGTGCATATAATGTCCTGATGATTTAAGCCACTGCAGTCCTTTGGTGCTTAACCAAGTCTGATCCCATCAAGAGAAGGGGCTCGATATTTCAGTCGAGCACTCTCCCCAGCTTTCCTTGCAGTTGCCCCAACTCCAGTTTATCAGACATGAGGATACTTTGCTTCAACAAAGCAAACTTCAACTCACCAAACTTGGAGAATATTTCCCGCAGTCTGTCATCATCCATGTCATCCCCAAAGTTTTTGATGTAGACATTGGTGAACTCCATTGCCCTAGCCCCAAACTCTGCCTCACGCTCTTTGCGGGATTTGAAATGGCCAACAAACCTGCAGGAAGCAACGAAAGGAACATGAAACCCTCCATGTCCGCTGCAGAAGGAAGATGGACACAGACACATCTGTCTTGGTACAGGCCAAGAGAGACACTGTCACCTCAATGCTGTGCTTTTCTCACCCATAAACCCACCCTGTGTTTCATATCCAGCAAGTTCAGCATGTCCCATGCCAGCATTCCCCTACCCAGACCCCACTTGGCACTACTGAAACAGGGAGAATGGTAATACAGGGCACAGCCCCATGCTGGGGGTGTCACCCCAGGCAACCCCAAGGATGCCACCAAGTGCCAGCTCTCTTCCTCCAAGGTATCCCCAAGCCCCTTGGGCAGCCGCTTGCCTCTGCAGAGACAGGGATGTAGAGAATAAGGTGATGCAatgcaagcagagagctgaagAACAAAACCTCTTCCTGCCCAGATTATCTGATGCTGACAGCTGAGATTGAggacccagccctgctttgTGGGCACTCTTTACACCACCTCAGCAATAAAACACAGCCCAGGGTTGGACTCTTTCTCCACCATCAGGAACAGCTCCAAACCACTATCACACTTCTACCAGCATCAACCATGAGTGACTTACTGCCCcggagagcagcagagacgCCATGCCCAGCAGGGACGGatgagaagagaggaggaagagagcagCAGGAAGTGGCAGCCCAACCAGGGCAGGCGTTTGCTCCCAAGCATACATCAAGGCAAGGGAGGACCAAGCACTGAGCCAAGGAGACCCTCTCCTCTCCAGCACTTACACCTTCCGGTCGTTTAGCAACATCCCATTCATGGTCTCGATGGCCCGAGTCGCTGCCTCGTGAGTCTCAAAGTGAACAAAGCCATAGCCACGGGATCCATTCTCATCACAAACCACCTACAaatgcagggcaggggggaccagacagacagacactggTTTTCTCCACGCTTGCACACGAGTAAGTCTCAGGAAAACCCACCTTCATTTTCCAGGGGCATTTACCCTCCCTGACATCCCACTCCCACAACAGCTGAGCTGCActggggtgctggcagcaggtcAGGGAGCCAGGCGAGAGCTCTGCCGTGGGGCTGCCCAGGGCCAGATGTCCTGCTGGGGCCAAGGTGGTTGCGCTCCAGCACCCTGTGCTTTATATGATGCCCAAGAGCTTGTGGCTCACCGAGACCCGAGTGCCATTGATGCACTGAGGTCAGACAGGACAGCACACAACATCCTGTGCAGGGACTGGGAAGAAGAcgggagagggggaaaagccCCCACTCCTGAGAGAAACAGAGCAGGGCCTTTTGGCTTCAAAGCAGGTGGAAATTTAGAGGAAACGCTGTAGGAAGCGGAACAAGAAAGTGAATTTCAGTTGGCTGGAGCACGCTGCCGAGAACGcggggcagctctgcagcaagcCCTTTGCTGCAGGGCCCACAGATGCTTGTACCTTGCACGACAGGATGTTTCCGAAGGCGGAGAACGTGTCGTACAGGGCTTTGTTATCAATGGAGTCATCCAGGTTCTTGATAAAGATGTTTCCAACCCCTGACTTCCGGAGGCCAGGGTCCCGCTGGGACCACATGATGCGGATGGGACGGCCTTTGATTACTTCAAAGTTCATGGTGTCCAGGGCTCGCTCAGCTGGCAAAGAAGCAAAGACAGGGGGAGGGTAACACACAGATCCCCTTCACATCCTATAGCAGCTGAGACAGGCACAGGAATCAGGAATACTGTTGGACAGGGGCTTGTTAACCTAAATGAGTCAGGCAGCGCaaggccaggcaggggctgctctcctctcctctcctcccctcccctccagccacACCActccttcctttttaatttttttcttttcctctccaaagCATGTCCAACTCCCACGGGATTATTAATTTCACTGCAAGCTCCAGTTTGGCAGATGCCCAACTCATTTACCCAGTAAGGATTTTGGTCTCCAGGGCAACTAACCCAACACCTTCCCATCACCGGTGCCTTGCTCCAGCATGAAACGCCTCTTGGATACCACACCATGCAGTGCTGTATCACTGCAATGCCTGCCAGGAGAGGGGCCTCACTTCACACCACaagccagcaggcagctggctgCCCCGGGGAAGGGCAGAAGGGGATTTGGGTGCCCTTCTCCATCAGCTCATGGAGGGAGGCAACTCTTGCAAGTCACCTTCCTCCCCCCACAAGCCCAAAGCCCAGCTGCCACGTCGTCTCCCAGTCCATAAGAAGGGATGGGAGCAGGATGGGTCACCATCTGAGAGCAGATTGGGATTAGTTACAACCAAAATCCAACAGTAGCAGAATATTGCCAAGCCATCACAGCTGAGGTATCCACTCAAATAACTGCTACCCCCTTTTCCGCCGCCTGCCCTTCCTTCTCTTGCACACCCCAAGCCCTTGTTGCGAGGCAGCTCCTCGGGGCTGCGTTACAGGGAACCTACCATCTGCAGGCTGCTGGAAGTTTATGTAGGCATAGCCCAGCGATAGGCGCGTGGCAACGTCTCGACAGACTCGGATAGACATGATGGGCCCAGCAGGTGAGAACTTCTCATAGAGCATGGCTTCAGTCACGTCTGGGTGGAGGTCTCCCACATAGAGAGAGGCTAATGGATAGCCAGGGCCGCTAGCGTTCATGGTCAACCACAAAGCTCAGCTGCGGAGGAAAACAGACCTGAGGCTGCAGGGCACAAGTTTCAGATCACAGGCAGCAACCACGGACCCACACTGGGGCTGGCCCCACCACAGCAGTGTGAGCTGTGCTGTTCCCACCAGCAGTGGCAGGACCAGGAACGCCCCAAGGATGCTGCAGTTCCCAAatttttcagtgacatttgAATGTTGGTGCAAAAGCTGAGATGGGGCTACCTGCAAGTCACAGTCCTTGCACACCCAGGGAGTGGCCAGAGGGACACAACACACCACACACACCAATTTGCTCCTTTTGAGACTCAAAActcaagagaaataaaatggagtTTAATTCCTCAGAAGGTAAACAGCCCTCCTCCGCCAGAGCCTTCCATTTCAATTCCTCCTTAGTGGCTCCCTCCAGCTGGCTGCTCAGCCAGAGCAAACCCGAGGAGTACAGGTTTGCTTTGAGGCAcggtgctgccctgccagggagcagctccccacgagcagccctgcagcccacaCTACTGCAGCCAGCGCTCCCCGCAACTGTCACCATCTCTAACAAGGCAAACACAGGTTTTTAGCCAGCCCTTCCCAATTTCTCAGCTTGCTGACAAGGCCcccaaaagcaggaaaactggTGCTGTCTCTCACTGGTTTTAGTCGGGTATAAAGTTGCACATGAAGATGACAGTCGCTGCTTGAGACCCCCTGAGGTACTgctcaggaaaacagaaatgcagctcctgccccaaaACCTTGTAAGCCCATCTTTGGGACTCTGACCTTAAAGCTCACAAGACCTGAGGCACTTGTTAAGACACCCCATGGATGCCCGAAATAAATGCACATGCATAGGAGAGGCGCATTAAGCAATCCCTCAGTCACAGGCAAGCCACCACCAAGGGCAGAACGTGGAAGAGCCGTGCATCAGCTCTGTGAGCCAGCCCTACCCCTCATGCAACCAAGGCGCGCCTCCCCAGGCCCTCAGCAGCGCCggcagcaaaataaatacagcctGACAGAGCAAACGCAGCATTCCTCTGCAGCTGGCGGGgcaaagagggagggaagggagtggAGAGAGGCCCAAGCAGAGATCCGGCCCAGGGCGAGGCGGGGAGCCCGCAGCGATGCGCTccagcccccccgcccggctGCCGAGCCCCCCGCGGCAGGAGCGCCTGCGCCCGGCAAAAAGCAAGGGCGCGGAGGCCGCCCCGCCAGCGACCCGCGGAGACGGGGCGGAGCAGCAGAGGAGCGAGCTGctcgcccggcccggccccgctccgccggcgGGGACCACCGGCCACCC from Pelecanus crispus isolate bPelCri1 chromosome 14, bPelCri1.pri, whole genome shotgun sequence includes:
- the PABPC1L gene encoding polyadenylate-binding protein 1-like isoform X1, producing the protein MNASGPGYPLASLYVGDLHPDVTEAMLYEKFSPAGPIMSIRVCRDVATRLSLGYAYINFQQPADAERALDTMNFEVIKGRPIRIMWSQRDPGLRKSGVGNIFIKNLDDSIDNKALYDTFSAFGNILSCKVVCDENGSRGYGFVHFETHEAATRAIETMNGMLLNDRKVFVGHFKSRKEREAEFGARAMEFTNVYIKNFGDDMDDDRLREIFSKFGKTLSVKVMMDNTGRSKGFGFVNFEKHEEAQKAVADMNGKEINGRMVYVGRAQKRLERQSELKRKFEQIKQERVSRYQGVNLYVKNLDDGIDDERLRKEFSPYGTITSAKVMTEGGHSKGFGFVCFSSPEEATKAVTEMNGRIVSTKPLYVALAQRKEERKAILTNQYMQRLATMRALPGPLLGSFQPPPGYFLPPIPQPQTRATFYSPSPVVPVRPATRWSAQPSRPPSAYPAATPILRAAAPPRRLLSNISTMRQASTQVPRVPPQAQRVANIGTQTVSARVPSSPTLLRGAPQYKYSSAIRNVQPMGHVPPVVAPQLGEPAVHVQGQQPLTASMLAAAPPQEQKQMIGERLYPLIHAMHPSLAGKITGMLLEIDNSELLLLLESPDSLRSKIEEAVAVLQAHQATDTSHKSSATAFLQ
- the PABPC1L gene encoding polyadenylate-binding protein 1-like isoform X2, yielding MNASGPGYPLASLYVGDLHPDVTEAMLYEKFSPAGPIMSIRVCRDVATRLSLGYAYINFQQPADAERALDTMNFEVIKGRPIRIMWSQRDPGLRKSGVGNIFIKNLDDSIDNKALYDTFSAFGNILSCKVVCDENGSRGYGFVHFETHEAATRAIETMNGMLLNDRKVFVGHFKSRKEREAEFGARAMEFTNVYIKNFGDDMDDDRLREIFSKFGKTLSVKVMMDNTGRSKGFGFVNFEKHEEAQKAVADMNGKEINGRMVYVGRAQKRLERQSELKRKFEQIKQERVSRYQGVNLYVKNLDDGIDDERLRKEFSPYGTITSAKVMTEGGHSKGFGFVCFSSPEEATKAVTEMNGRIVSTKPLYVALAQRKEERKAILTNQYMQRLATMRALPGPLLGSFQPPPGYFLPPIPQPQTRATFYSPSPVVPVRPATRWSAQPSRPPSYPAATPILRAAAPPRRLLSNISTMRQASTQVPRVPPQAQRVANIGTQTVSARVPSSPTLLRGAPQYKYSSAIRNVQPMGHVPPVVAPQLGEPAVHVQGQQPLTASMLAAAPPQEQKQMIGERLYPLIHAMHPSLAGKITGMLLEIDNSELLLLLESPDSLRSKCAYMLEQLNFFPPCALCH
- the PABPC1L gene encoding polyadenylate-binding protein 1-like isoform X3, whose protein sequence is MNASGPGYPLASLYVGDLHPDVTEAMLYEKFSPAGPIMSIRVCRDVATRLSLGYAYINFQQPADAERALDTMNFEVIKGRPIRIMWSQRDPGLRKSGVGNIFIKNLDDSIDNKALYDTFSAFGNILSCKVVCDENGSRGYGFVHFETHEAATRAIETMNGMLLNDRKVFVGHFKSRKEREAEFGARAMEFTNVYIKNFGDDMDDDRLREIFSKFGKTLSVKVMMDNTGRSKGFGFVNFEKHEEAQKAVADMNGKEINGRMVYVGRAQKRLERQSELKRKFEQIKQERVSRYQGVNLYVKNLDDGIDDERLRKEFSPYGTITSAKVMTEGGHSKGFGFVCFSSPEEATKAVTEMNGRIVSTKPLYVALAQRKEERKAILTNQYMQRLATMRALPGPLLGSFQPPPGYFLPPIPQQHILQLPPS